From the genome of Actinacidiphila yeochonensis CN732, one region includes:
- a CDS encoding discoidin domain-containing protein, whose product MRPKRSITRLVAGVTAAGLLLLGGQALPAAAAGRTATPAGGAASASSTDGKNTAAHLNDGKQDSYWQSSGKALPQWAQIDLGKDQLVDQVRLKVPASWNARSETLAVQGSEDGALFDTMVSSAKYTFTPARGNTVTISFPAQKARYIRADVTANSAGGTAQLSELTAVPAVDSTVNLAKGKTTSESGHNDVYPSGNAVDGDANTYWESTNNAFPQWLQVDLGSATAIDKVVLKLPPSTAWAARTQTLSVQGSADNKTFSTLVASAAYTFDPSSGNTATITFNSTTTRYVRLNITANTGWQAGQVSEFEVYGPTTGDTTAPTAPTGLAYTQPASGQIKLTWNAATDDTGVTGYDIYANGTLRTSVAGTVLTYTDSQPDTATVTYTVKAHDASGNQSAASNSVTRTGSSGDTQPPSAPAGLAYSLPASGQIKLTWSAASDNTAVTGYEVFRNGTKAATTDGTTLTWTDSQPDSATVSYYVRAVDAAGNESASSNTVTRTGTAPPTGTNLALGKPITATSTVQTYVAANADDGDTSTYWEGSGTSSLTVQLGSNVDTSSVVVKLPPSTAWGARTQTIQIDGREQSATSFTTLSAAKSYGFDPATGNSVTIPVTARVADVRLTFSNNTGAGGGQASEVQVIGVPGPNPDLTVSSLTSSPAAPVETDPVTLTATVQNIGTSASTATTVNFYLGTVKAGSANVGALAAGASSTVSLAIGAENAATYQVTAKVDEANTVVEQNESNNSLTSSLVVKPVSTSDLVPVVAWSPGNPSAGQNTTFTVALKNQGTVDSASGAHAVTVTLLDATSGSTIKTLTGSYSGSIASGATTSPVSVGSWTAANGKYTVKTVVAVDGNEVSIKQANNTASQSLFVGRGANMPYDAYEAEDGTVGGGATVLGPNRTIGDPAGEASGRKAVQLNATGQYVQWTTRAATNTLVTRFNIPDGTDSTTLDIYVDGTYLKPITLTSKYEWLYGDETSPNNSAGSGGPRHIYDEANVQLGTTVAAGHTIRLEKDAANTSSYYNIDYVDLEQATAVANPDPTKYVVPAGFTQQDVQNALDTARQDTTKLGVYLPAGDYQTSSKLTVYGRAVKVVGAGPWFTRFFTPQGQENTDGGFSVQSTANGSTFTGFAFFGNYTSRIDGPGKVFDLNGVANLTVDNLWIEHMICGVWATNVDNSSFTNLRIRDTFADGVNLTNGSTGNTVSNDEARSTGDDSFALFPAIDNHNEQETGNTFSNLSVQTVWRAAGLAVYGGGGNTFSNLYIADSLTYPGITVGSLAFGGIPALGFESSPQTTFSNITLARDGGHFWGGQVFPALWLYSAEFAFQGIRISDVDISDPTYSGVMFQTKWNGSTPLNPITDTVITDLSVTGAHKSGDTYDAKSGYGLWANPQPESGQGPADGSVTINGLHESDNSVDIENTTSTFTINVQN is encoded by the coding sequence ATGAGACCCAAGCGGTCCATCACGCGGCTGGTGGCGGGGGTGACCGCGGCCGGCCTGCTGCTCCTGGGCGGACAGGCGCTGCCCGCGGCCGCCGCCGGCCGAACGGCCACGCCTGCCGGGGGAGCCGCCTCGGCCAGCAGTACGGACGGGAAGAACACCGCCGCGCATCTGAACGACGGCAAGCAGGACTCCTACTGGCAGAGCTCCGGCAAGGCGCTGCCGCAGTGGGCGCAGATCGACCTGGGCAAGGACCAGCTGGTCGACCAGGTGCGGCTGAAGGTGCCCGCCTCCTGGAACGCGCGCAGCGAGACGCTCGCCGTCCAGGGCAGCGAGGACGGCGCGCTGTTCGACACGATGGTGAGCTCGGCGAAGTACACCTTCACCCCGGCGCGCGGGAACACGGTCACGATCTCCTTCCCGGCGCAGAAGGCCCGCTACATACGGGCCGACGTGACGGCGAACTCGGCCGGCGGGACGGCCCAGCTCTCGGAGTTGACGGCGGTGCCGGCGGTCGACTCGACGGTCAACCTGGCCAAGGGCAAGACCACCTCCGAGTCGGGCCACAACGACGTCTACCCGTCGGGGAACGCCGTCGACGGCGACGCGAACACGTACTGGGAGAGCACCAACAACGCCTTCCCGCAGTGGCTCCAGGTCGACCTCGGCAGCGCCACGGCCATCGACAAGGTGGTGCTGAAGCTGCCGCCGTCCACCGCGTGGGCGGCGCGCACGCAGACGCTCTCGGTGCAGGGCAGCGCCGACAACAAGACGTTCTCCACCCTCGTCGCCTCCGCCGCGTACACCTTCGACCCGTCCAGCGGGAACACCGCGACGATCACCTTCAACTCCACCACCACCCGGTACGTGCGGCTGAACATCACCGCCAACACCGGCTGGCAGGCCGGCCAGGTCAGCGAGTTCGAGGTGTACGGGCCGACGACCGGCGACACCACCGCGCCCACCGCGCCGACCGGCCTCGCCTACACCCAGCCGGCGTCCGGGCAGATCAAGCTGACCTGGAACGCCGCCACCGACGACACCGGCGTGACGGGCTACGACATCTACGCCAACGGGACGCTGCGCACCTCGGTGGCCGGCACCGTGCTGACGTACACCGACAGCCAGCCCGACACGGCGACGGTGACCTACACCGTCAAGGCGCACGACGCCTCCGGAAACCAGTCCGCGGCGAGCAACTCCGTGACCCGCACCGGCTCCTCGGGCGACACGCAGCCGCCGTCCGCGCCGGCCGGCCTGGCGTACTCGCTGCCGGCGTCCGGGCAGATCAAGCTGACCTGGAGCGCGGCCAGCGACAACACCGCCGTCACCGGCTACGAGGTGTTCCGCAACGGGACCAAGGCGGCCACCACCGACGGCACCACCCTCACCTGGACCGACAGCCAGCCCGACAGCGCCACCGTCTCGTACTACGTGCGGGCCGTGGACGCCGCCGGCAACGAGTCGGCCAGCAGCAACACCGTGACCCGCACCGGCACCGCGCCGCCGACCGGCACCAACCTGGCGCTGGGCAAGCCGATCACGGCCACCTCCACGGTGCAGACCTACGTGGCGGCCAACGCCGACGACGGCGACACCAGCACCTACTGGGAGGGCTCGGGCACCAGCTCGCTCACCGTCCAGCTGGGCTCGAACGTCGACACCAGCAGCGTGGTGGTCAAGCTCCCGCCGTCCACGGCCTGGGGGGCGCGCACCCAGACCATCCAGATCGACGGCCGTGAGCAGTCCGCGACGTCGTTCACCACCCTCTCCGCCGCCAAGAGCTACGGCTTCGACCCGGCGACCGGCAACTCGGTGACGATCCCGGTGACCGCGCGGGTCGCCGACGTGCGGCTGACCTTCAGCAACAACACCGGCGCCGGCGGCGGCCAGGCCTCCGAGGTGCAGGTGATCGGCGTGCCCGGGCCCAACCCGGACCTCACCGTCAGCAGCCTCACCTCCTCGCCCGCGGCCCCGGTGGAGACCGACCCGGTCACCCTCACCGCCACGGTGCAGAACATCGGCACCAGCGCGTCCACCGCGACCACCGTCAACTTCTACCTGGGCACCGTGAAGGCCGGCAGCGCCAACGTCGGCGCCCTCGCGGCCGGCGCCAGCAGCACCGTCTCCCTCGCGATCGGCGCCGAGAACGCCGCCACCTACCAGGTGACGGCGAAGGTCGACGAGGCGAACACCGTCGTCGAGCAGAACGAGTCCAACAACTCCCTCACGTCCTCGCTCGTGGTCAAGCCGGTGAGCACCTCGGACCTGGTGCCCGTGGTCGCGTGGTCGCCGGGCAACCCCTCGGCCGGGCAGAACACCACCTTCACCGTGGCGCTGAAGAACCAGGGCACGGTCGACTCCGCGTCCGGCGCCCACGCCGTCACGGTCACGCTGCTCGACGCGACGTCCGGCAGCACGATCAAGACCCTCACCGGCTCCTACAGCGGGTCGATCGCCTCCGGGGCGACCACCTCCCCTGTGAGCGTCGGCAGTTGGACGGCCGCCAACGGCAAGTACACGGTGAAGACCGTGGTCGCCGTGGACGGCAACGAGGTGTCCATCAAGCAGGCCAACAACACCGCCAGCCAATCCCTGTTCGTCGGCCGCGGCGCCAACATGCCCTACGACGCCTACGAGGCGGAGGACGGCACCGTCGGCGGCGGCGCCACCGTCCTCGGGCCCAACCGCACCATCGGCGACCCGGCGGGCGAGGCGTCCGGCCGCAAGGCGGTCCAGCTCAACGCCACCGGGCAGTACGTGCAGTGGACCACCCGGGCGGCCACCAACACCCTGGTGACCCGCTTCAACATCCCCGACGGCACCGACTCGACCACCCTCGACATCTACGTCGACGGCACGTACCTCAAGCCCATCACGCTGACCTCGAAGTACGAGTGGCTGTACGGCGACGAGACCAGCCCCAACAACTCCGCGGGCTCCGGCGGACCGCGCCACATCTACGACGAGGCGAACGTCCAGCTGGGCACCACCGTGGCGGCCGGGCACACCATCCGGCTGGAGAAGGACGCGGCCAACACCTCGTCCTACTACAACATCGACTACGTCGACCTGGAGCAGGCCACCGCGGTGGCGAACCCGGACCCGACCAAGTACGTGGTCCCGGCCGGGTTCACCCAGCAGGACGTGCAGAACGCCCTGGACACCGCGCGGCAGGACACCACCAAGCTCGGCGTCTACCTGCCGGCCGGCGACTACCAGACCAGCAGCAAGCTCACCGTCTACGGCCGGGCCGTCAAGGTGGTCGGCGCCGGACCGTGGTTCACCCGGTTCTTCACCCCGCAGGGCCAGGAGAACACCGACGGCGGCTTCTCCGTGCAGTCCACCGCCAACGGGTCGACCTTCACCGGGTTCGCCTTCTTCGGCAACTACACCAGCCGGATCGACGGCCCCGGCAAGGTCTTCGACCTCAACGGCGTCGCCAACCTGACCGTGGACAACCTCTGGATCGAGCACATGATCTGCGGCGTGTGGGCCACGAACGTGGACAACTCCTCGTTCACCAACCTGCGCATCCGCGACACCTTCGCCGACGGCGTCAACCTCACCAACGGCAGCACCGGCAACACCGTCAGCAACGACGAGGCCCGCAGCACCGGTGACGACTCCTTCGCGCTCTTCCCCGCCATCGACAACCACAACGAGCAGGAGACCGGCAACACCTTCTCCAACCTGAGCGTGCAGACCGTGTGGCGCGCGGCGGGCCTGGCGGTCTACGGCGGCGGCGGCAACACCTTCAGCAACCTCTACATCGCCGACAGCCTCACCTACCCGGGCATCACCGTCGGGTCGCTCGCCTTCGGCGGCATCCCGGCGCTCGGCTTCGAGTCCTCGCCGCAGACCACGTTCTCCAACATCACCCTGGCCCGCGACGGCGGCCACTTCTGGGGGGGCCAGGTCTTCCCGGCGCTGTGGCTGTACTCCGCCGAGTTCGCCTTCCAGGGCATCCGGATATCCGACGTCGACATCAGCGACCCGACGTACTCCGGCGTGATGTTCCAGACCAAGTGGAACGGCA